From Poecile atricapillus isolate bPoeAtr1 chromosome Z, bPoeAtr1.hap1, whole genome shotgun sequence, one genomic window encodes:
- the ENC1 gene encoding ectoderm-neural cortex protein 1: MSVSMHENRKSRASTGSINIYLFHKSSYADSVLTHLNLLRQQCLFTDVLLHAGNRSFPCHRAVLAACSRYFEAMFSGGLKESQDSEVNFHNSIHPEVLELLLDYAYSSRVIINEENAESLLEAGDMLEFQDIRDACAEFLEKNLHPTNCLGMLLLSDAHQCTKLYELSWRMCLSNFQSISKSEDFLQLPKDMVVQLLSSEELETEDERLVYESAINWVSYDLNKRHCYLPELLQTVRLALLPAIYLMENVAMEELITKQRKSKEIVEESIRCKLKILQNDGVVTSLCARPRKTGHSLFLLGGQTFMCDKLYLVDQKAKEIIPKADIPSPRKEFSACAIGCKVYITGGRGSENGVSKDVWVYDTLHEEWSKAAPMLVARFGHGSAELKHCLYVVGGHTAATGCLPASPSVSLKQVEQYDPVTNKWTMVAPLREGVSNAAVVSAKLKLFAFGGTSVSHDKLPKVQCYDQCENRWTVPATCPQPWRYTAAAVLGNQIFIMGGDTEFSACSAYKFNSEAYQWTKVGDVTAKRMSCHAVASGNKLYVVGGYFGIQRCKTLDCYDPTLDVWNSITTVPYSLIPTAFVSTWKHLPS, from the coding sequence ATGTCGGTCAGCATGCATGAAAATCGCAAGTCTAGGGCCAGTACTGGCTCCATAAACATATACTTGTTCCACAAGTCATCCTATGCTGATAGTGTCCTTACTCACCTAAACCTCCTGCGTCAGCAGTGTCTCTTTACAGATGTACTTCTCCATGCTGGAAACAGGTCATTCCCCTGCCACAGAGCAGTTCTAGCTGCTTGTAGCCGCTATTTCGAAGCAATGTTCAGTGGAGGACTGAAAGAGAGCCAGGACAGTGAAGTCAACTTTCACAATTCTATTCACCCAGAAGTCCTGGAGCTTCTTCTGGACTATGCATATTCCTCCAGAGTTATTATCAATGAGGAAAATGCAGAGTcactgctggaggctggtgaCATGCTGGAGTTTCAGGACATTCGAGATGCTTGTGCAGaatttctggagaaaaaccTTCATCCCACCAACTGTCTTGGTATGTTGCTGCTGTCGGATGCTCACCAGTGTACCAAGCTGTATGAGCTCTCTTGGAGGATGTGCCTTAGCAACTTCCAGAGTATCAGTAAAAGTGAAGACTTCCTCCAGCTGCCAAAAGACATGGTAGTGCAACTCCTTTCCAGTGAAGAATTAGAAACTGAAGATGAAAGGCTGGTATATGAATCAGCTATCAACTGGGTCAGCTATGACCTGAATAAGCGTCACTGTTACCTGCCAGAACTCCTGCAGACAGTGAGACTGGCCCTTTTGCCAGCCATATACCTTATGGAGAATGTGGCCATGGAAGAACTTATCACcaagcaaaggaaaagcaaggagATTGTAGAAGAATCAATAAGATGCAAGTTGAAGATCTTACAGAATGATGGAGTGGTTACCAGCTTGTGTGCCAGACCCCGAAAAACTGGCcattcactttttcttttgggTGGCCAAACCTTTATGTGTGACAAGCTGTATTTGGTGGatcaaaaggcaaaggagatCATTCCAAAGGCTGACATTCCAAGCCCACGGAAAGAGTTCAGTGCTTGTGCCATAGGCTGCAAAGTGTATATCACTGGGGGACGAGGATCAGAAAACGGAGTCTCCAAAGATGTGTGGGTGTATGACACCCTTCATGAGGAGTGGTCAAAGGCTGCTCCCATGCTGGTAGCTAGGTTTGGCCATGGCTCTGCCGAACTTAAGCACTGTTTGTATGTAGTAGGAGGGCACACTGCAGCAACTGGTTGCCTTCCAGCTTCCCCTTCAGTATCCTTAAAGCAAGTAGAACAGTATGACCCCGTGACCAACAAATGGACCATGGTTGCCCCACTGCGAGAGGGAGTAAGCAATGCAGCTGTAGTCAGTGCAAAGCTGAAGCTGTTTGCTTTTGGTGGTACCAGTGTTAGTCATGACAAGCTGCCCAAAGTCCAGTGCTACGATCAGTGTGAAAACAGATGGACAGTACCAGccacctgcccacagccctggcgctacacagctgcagctgttctgggaAACCAGATTTTTATTATGGGTGGAGATACTGAATTCTCTGCATGCTCTGCTTATAAGTTCAACAGTGAGGCATACCAGTGGACTAAGGTGGGAGATGTGACAGCAAAGCGAATGAGCTGCCATGCAGTGGCATCTGGAAACAAATTGTATGTGGTTGGAGGCTACTTTGGCATTCAGAGGTGCAAAACATTGGACTGCTACGATCCCACGTTGGATGTATGGAACAGCATAACAACTGTGCCCTATTCATTAATTCCCACGGCATTTGTCAGCACATGGAAGCACCTGCCCTCCTAA